TTTTTCAATAACTAGGTCAGTAtctatttaaaaagtaagaacCAGATTCTTAGATTTGATGATTGAGTTGACCCTGTTAATTTTATACATGAGGAGGATGAGACTTAAGGATGAAATGGGTGTTCAAAAGATTCTACATAAAATGATTCTGATTCTATCCCCAGAGTGGTAGCTGAGCCTTAATATATTTGCCTCAGCATATGTTCTGTAaaatgaatgggttaataaaactatccttaaaattttatgtatattgacACCAAGATTAAAAATCAATTGCCAAGTCTTGTGCACATTCTAAACTACTATATTGACTACGAAGAACAACACTGTGTATTTGGCAGTAAGAGGTAGCAAATGTAGAAATGTTGTAACTACTATGCTGTTATTCACCAAATCATTTGCACTTAAACATTTAATTGAGTCTCATAACATCATTTATTCTCTTAGACAAGACAGAATTGGCTCAGTAAAGGTAGAAAATATCTGAAGGACAGTAAGAGAGTCAATTTATGACATgtattaaaaatgtgtaaaaactGCTTATCTCATGCACAGTAAATGTACACATATAATGGTTATATCCGAAAATAAAAACACACCGAAATGGAATTTAGAAAGCAAGGACTGTACTACAAATGTATTCACTTCCTAGGCAACTGGTCATTGACACACCATTGTACATAATTCACTATATTTAagattatattaattttaaaacagaaaataggaaAGTAGAAGTTTCTCTGTCTATTTCTTTGGCCTTGGTGgactaaataagaaaaagactgTATACAACATGCTTTTAACATATACAGcattacagaaaaacaaattattattggTAGAAATCATTTACGTATTAGTCATTTCTCTTCAAATTACTAACTACCTTATCTAAACCACAATTAACTCGCAGAATTGTTAGTGAACCACCACTGGATTCTGCTACGGATTTGTTGGGTCTTGACACTATAGATGATGGGGTTCATCAGAGGTGGGAAGATAATGTAGATATTTCCCATGAGGACATGGACCACAGGAGAGAGGTGCTTCCCAAAACGGTGCACCATGGTCAGACCGATGATTGGGATGTAGAAAACCAGGACAGCACTGATGTGGGAGACACAGGTCTGCAAAGTCTTGAGTCGCTCCTCCCGGGATGCAATAGCCAAAACAGAGCGCAGGATCAGAATGTAGGATATGAGAATTAACACAGAATcacacaaaagtataaaaatcacCAGAGCCAAGGCATAGAAACTGTTGAAGCGGATGTCAGAGCAGGCTAGTCTCAGTAGGTCTTGGTGTAGACAGAAAGAGTGGGAGAGGACACGGGAATGGCAGTAATGAAAAAACTTTAGGCGGACTTTGGGAGCAATGATTAACACAAAACTCCTAACTAAAATCCCTAGCCCAATGTTGATGATCCTGGCACTGGTTAGTATAGATGTATACCTCAGAGGGTTACAGATTGCTGTAAAACGATCAAAAGCCATGGCGAGAAGGACTCCAGACTCCATGCCAGACAGACCATTAACAAAAAAAGCCTGAGCAATGCAGGCATCCAGACTAATCTCCTGGCTGAGGCCCCATAGGATCCCCAAGACTGTGGATACTGTGGACAGCCCCATGCACAGGTCAGTGAGAGCCAACATGGCCAGGAAGAGGAACATGGGCTCGTGCAGGCTTGGCTCTGTACGGATTATGTGCAGTACCAGGCAGTTCCCAGAGAGTACAATCACATAAATGCAGGAGAAAGGGATGGAGAGCCAAGGGTAGTCTTTTTCCAGGCCGGAAAAAGCCGTAAGAAGAAATGTAGTGTTATTGATTTTGGAAGCAGGTGGAATAGACATCGATCTACAAAGATAGAACATTCTGTAggaaagatgtatggaacagTTAATTAAGattcatttttgaaaaacctGAGGTAATGACTATCCCAAGACTGATTAGGTTAGTACAATTGCTTATTAGATGGGAAACcactctttatatatttttaaaagccaaattttctctgtacatttactaagttatGCCTTTCTAAGACATGTCCTTGTATTAGAACTTTGACTTCACCAGATACATTAGTGTCCATATTCACAATACCACCATCACTTTCTGCCGCAGTGCTTCATATATTAATGTCAGATAAAAGTGGTGGCTTATGGATGCTCTAATAACAAAGCTTGAGAAtacaaagtagaaaagaaaatcacattctGGCTGTTCATGTTGAAATTGTGGTGAAATAAATTCCAAATCATGCCTGTATGTGTAAAATCAATGCCTGGTTATCATAGAAGACATTAAGTCATTTGTAGAGGTCATTTCATAGTCATGTTGATATCTATGTTTCAGGGACTTAATAAAGAACTGTGATTCACAATAGTTATGTTCTTACCAATCTGGAAAATGgatttgctcttctttcttttgtcacAGTCACTCTGAAATTGCAGGAGAGGTGACATTTATGCAGGTTCAAAATTATGGTAGCCAGTGAAATTAATCCTGGATCCCAGGAGATGCTGAGTACAAGTGATTCAACAGTTAGGATGACTGCTCCttagagagaaggagggaaaagatgtaggccagcagttctcaacttgtgggtcatgacctcttttaactgtattaaagggttgttgcattaggaagattgagaaccactgacctaggtAGTGCCCTCATAGTCAACTTCTTAATTCCTTCAGGTTTTGGGTATTCTTACAAGTGCACATTTACAGAAATAATAGTTTTATCAAAGGACACTAGGAAATGAGCTTTGGGCAGAGAGATCTAGAAATCTctgttatatttaaaaacacaaattcataCTGAGATTTACTCATTCTATTTACTGATTAGCATTGATTCCTAAACTTTGAGGTATTATTTTGTGGGTGGAAATGTGGAAGGACAGACTAGGTGAGTTGAGGGCAGATGAGAGCACCcttttgaaatacataaattggatttttatgaaaacttttttGATAACAATCAGGGGATTCAGATTATGAGAAATAGGATAAAGGAAAGGTAGAAGTCATGGATATTTAAAAGAGTATGTACACAAACCACAATGCATATAAGGAGCCCCAAAAATCTGCTGGACAACAGCAGCACAGTCCTTGgaacaaaagacaagaaaagtCTTGCTGAGGTCTTATTTTCCCCCACGGAGAGCCTGTACAAAGTTCTCTAGGGACAAACGAGTTGTTAAGAGATGTATGGTGAACATAAGTTCAGCTGGCTTCTTGATAAGAGGAACATACTCCTGGAGCTAGACAAGAAGTACAACTTCTTTCTCCCCTGATCCCGATATGGTTATGGCATTAGCCTGTCTGCCAACAGAGACCCTGAGGCTTAATCACCTCCTGTGGTAACTGCGTGCATGGTCAATACTGCTGTCTGCTCTCACATCCTGATTCTaatctttgttctttgttctacTGATTGCTTCCTAATTCTTTAGTTATAAATAACATACA
This is a stretch of genomic DNA from Nycticebus coucang isolate mNycCou1 chromosome 14, mNycCou1.pri, whole genome shotgun sequence. It encodes these proteins:
- the LOC128564453 gene encoding olfactory receptor 51V1-like; translated protein: MSIPPASKINNTTFLLTAFSGLEKDYPWLSIPFSCIYVIVLSGNCLVLHIIRTEPSLHEPMFLFLAMLALTDLCMGLSTVSTVLGILWGLSQEISLDACIAQAFFVNGLSGMESGVLLAMAFDRFTAICNPLRYTSILTSARIINIGLGILVRSFVLIIAPKVRLKFFHYCHSRVLSHSFCLHQDLLRLACSDIRFNSFYALALVIFILLCDSVLILISYILILRSVLAIASREERLKTLQTCVSHISAVLVFYIPIIGLTMVHRFGKHLSPVVHVLMGNIYIIFPPLMNPIIYSVKTQQIRSRIQWWFTNNSAS